A stretch of Lathyrus oleraceus cultivar Zhongwan6 chromosome 6, CAAS_Psat_ZW6_1.0, whole genome shotgun sequence DNA encodes these proteins:
- the LOC127097167 gene encoding blue-light photoreceptor PHR2 — MEPNHQPSSEKEILNQNPSPETPFPPLIASLSLSLSSIIPLFQPKLPSLLSPPQPSKVKVPTQASSLAHLSLSTKTQSSPSNKTSYKSTFSANPLKSPLSVIPNRPNDPSSAAALRRVSIVWFRNDLRVHDNESLNTANNESLSVLPVYCFDPADYGKSSSGFDKTGPFRATFLIESVSDLRRNLKARGSDLVVRVGKPEAVLVELAKEVGADAVYAHREVSHEEVKMEEKIEGVMEKESVEVKYFWGSTLYHVDDLPFNLEDMPSNYGGFRDRVQKLEVRKTIEALDQLKGLPSRGDVQIGDIPTLMDLGLNPSATMSQDGKAGPNTPMAGGETEALQRLKRFAAECVAQPNKGFKDGTQSIYGANFSCKISPWLAMGCLSPREMFDELKKTASSVVSASSNRNGGGNGSSKTGTNWLMYELLWRDFFRFITKKYSSTKKQLEGAPAATACTGALA; from the exons ATGGAACCCAACCACCAACCATCATCGGAGAAAGAGATTCTCAACCAAAACCCGTCACCGGAAACCCCATTTCCGCCGTTAATTGCTTCTCTCTCCCTTTCTCTCTCATCAATTATCCCTTTATTCCAACCCAAACTCCCGTCTTTATTATCACCACCACAACCCAGTAAGGTTAAAGTCCCAACCCAAGCTTCATCACTCGCCCATCTTTCACTCTCCACAAAAACCCAATCTTCTCCTTCAAACAAAACTTCTTACAAATCCACTTTCTCTGCTAACCCTCTTAAATCACCGCTTTCTGTAATTCCTAACCGTCCTAACGATCCTTCTTCTGCGGCCGCACTTCGTCGTGTTTCCATTGTTTGGTTCCGCAATGACCTCCGCGTTCATGATAATGAGTCTCTCAACACAGCCAATAATGAGTCGCTTTCTGTTTTGCCGGTTTACTGTTTCGACCCTGCGGATTACGGTAAATCATCTTCTGGGTTTGACAAAACGGGTCCTTTTCGTGCTACTTTTTTGATTGAATCGGTTTCGGATCTTCGGAGGAATCTTAAGGCAAGAGGGTCGGATCTAGTGGTGAGAGTTGGGAAGCCGGAGGCTGTTTTGGTTGAATTGGCTAAGGAAGTTGGGGCGGATGCTGTTTATGCTCATAGAGAGGTTTCTCATGAGGAGGTGAAGATGGAGGAGAAGATTGAGGGTGTGATGGAGAAGGAGAGTGTGGAAGTTAAGTACTTTTGGGGAAGTACTTTGTATCATGTTGATGATTTGCCTTTCAATTTGGAGGATATGCCTTCGAATTACGGTGGTTTTAGGGATAGAGTTCAGAAATTGGAGGTGAGGAAAACTATTGAAGCTTTGGATCAACTTAAGGGTCTTCCTTCTCGCGGCGATGTTCAGATTGGTGATATTCCTACTTTGATGGACCTTGGTCTTAATCCATCTGCTACAATGTCACAG GATGGGAAGGCAGGGCCAAATACTCCTATGGCAGGAGGGGAGACTGAAGCACTTCAGAGGCTTAAAAGATTTGCAGCTGAGTGCGTAGCTCAACCAAACAAGGGGTTTAAGGATGGGACACAGAGTATATATGGTGCCAACTTTTCGTGCAAAATTTCTCCATGGCTGGCAATGGGATGCCTCTCTCCTCGCGAAATGTTTGATGAGCTGAAGAAAACTGCTAGCAG TGTTGTTTCCGCTTCATCAAACCGAAATGGTGGTGGCAATGGCTCATCCAAAACTGGAACTAATTGGTTGATGTATGAGTTGCTATGGAGGGACTTTTTTAG